A region of Dehalococcoidia bacterium DNA encodes the following proteins:
- a CDS encoding TRAP transporter small permease yields MFATGYEVVARYLFNSPTSWSNEICMYLLIGCAMLGVCYTQRTKGHIFVDWLTSGMSLKVQRLLDMAGLVTGLIFWGTLCWQGTLLSIKGWNWHSQTILELPLIYPLISIPLGSFLMFLQLVADLYEKIRSGN; encoded by the coding sequence ATGTTTGCCACGGGATACGAGGTAGTCGCTCGATATCTGTTCAACAGCCCCACGAGCTGGTCAAATGAAATCTGCATGTATCTGCTGATCGGCTGTGCCATGCTCGGAGTCTGTTACACCCAGAGGACCAAAGGGCACATTTTCGTCGATTGGCTCACGTCGGGCATGTCTTTGAAGGTCCAACGGCTCCTCGATATGGCTGGATTGGTGACCGGTCTGATTTTTTGGGGAACGCTGTGCTGGCAAGGAACCCTTCTGTCGATCAAGGGATGGAACTGGCACTCACAGACCATCCTGGAGTTGCCCCTGATCTATCCGCTGATTTCCATTCCCTTGGGAAGTTTTTTGATGTTTCTGCAATTGGTTGCAGATTTATATGAAAAAATTCGTAGTGGCAATTAG